Proteins from a genomic interval of Prionailurus viverrinus isolate Anna chromosome F2, UM_Priviv_1.0, whole genome shotgun sequence:
- the PLEKHF2 gene encoding pleckstrin homology domain-containing family F member 2, with product MVDRLANSEANTRRINIVENCFGAAGQPLTIPGRVLIGEGVLTKLCRKKPKARQFFLFNDILVYGNIVIQKKKYNKQHIIPLENVTIDSIKDEGDLRNGWLIKTPTKSFAVYAATATEKSEWMNHINKCVTDLLSKSGKTPSNEHAAVWVPDSEATVCMRCQKAKFTPVNRRHHCRKCGFVVCGPCSEKRFLLPSQSSKPVRICDFCYDLLSTGDMATCQPTRSDSYSQSLKSPLNDVSDDDDDDDSSD from the coding sequence ATGGTGGATCGCTTGGCAAACAGTGAAGCAAATACTAGACGTATAAATATAGTAGAAAACTGTTTTGGAGCAGCTGGTCAACCCTTAACTATACCAGGAAGGGTTCTTATTGGAGAAGGAGTATTGACTAAGTTGTGCAGAAAAAAGCCCAAAGCAAGgcaatttttcttatttaatgatATTCTTGTATATGGCAATATTGTCatccagaagaaaaaatataacaaacaacATATTATTCCCCTGGAAAATGTCACTATTGATTCCATCAAAGATGAGGGAGACTTAAGGAATGGATGGCTTATCAAGACACCAACTAAATCATTTGCAGTTTATGCTGCCACTGCCACTGAGAAATCAGAATGGATGAATCACATAAACAAATGTGTTACTGACTTACTCTCCAAAAGTGGGAAGACACCCAGTAATGAACATGCTGCTGTCTGGGTTCCTGACTCTGAGGCAACTGTATGTATGCGTTGTCAGAAAGCAAAATTCACACCTGTTAATCGTCGTCACCATTGCCGCAAATGTGGTTTTGTTGTCTGTGGGCCCTGCTCTGAAAAGAGATTTCTTCTTCCAAGCCAGTCCTCTAAGCCTGTGCGGATTTGTGACTTCTGCTATGACCTACTTTCCACCGGGGACATGGCCACGTGCCAGCCTACTAGATCAGACTCTTACAGTCAATCATTGAAGTCTCCtttaaatgatgtatctgatgatgatgatgatgatgatagcagtGACTAA